A stretch of DNA from uncultured Pseudodesulfovibrio sp.:
ATGAAGGCCAGGAATGGCTGGCTATCAATACCGATCTGGCCACGGCCTGGTTTACTCTCTGGCCGAGATTCTTCGACCGTCCCACCGTTCAGGCCGCCCAGACCGGCGGGGAAACCCTGTCCGTGTCCGGCTGGTTCTCGCCCGACGGAGTGCTGGAGTTCGACCGTGTTCTCCACGGCTGGGACAGCGCGGTTCAGAACGCCAGGCTGGTGACCATGGATATGCAGCCCAGCGGAGCAGGAGCCACCTGGACCGTCTCCGTCGTCAACCGCGAGCGGCTGGAGATGCTGCTCAACGCTTTCCTGCCCCAGCGTGGCTTGAGTTTCCATCTGGTAGACGAGAACCGGGAATAGGCAGCAGAGAGGGGAACCGTGCCGCGAGACGCCATTTGGACCGTTCCCAACATTCTTACCATCGTCCGCATCCTGCTGACGCCGCTCTTTGTCGTGGCCTACGTGGGCGAGAACTTCAACCTCGCCTGGATGCTCTTTCTGGTGGCCGGGCTGACCGACGCGTTTGACGGCTTTCTGGCTCGGGTCTGGGATCAGCGCACCCAGCTCGGCGCCGTGCTCGACCCCCTGGCCGACAAGGCCCTGCTGGTCACTTCCTTCATCTGTCTGGCCGTCAAAGGCTGGATTCCCTTCTGGTTCGCCGTGCTCGTGGTCAGCCGTGATCTGATCATCGTCGGCGGTCTGGCCGTGCTGAGTTTCCTTGGTGTGGATGTCAAAAACCGCATCAGGCCCATCTGGATCAGCAAGTTCAACACCGCCGCCCAGATCGTTCTTGTGGTTTCGGTAATGATCCATCGTACCTTCGCCCTGGATTACGGCTATCTACTCGGCACCATGGTCGCCGTTACGGCCCTGTCCACCGTCCTGTCCGGCATCGCCTATGTCCGCCGGGGCTTCGAACTCTTCTCTGAAGAAGTCGAAGGGTAGAGGGTCGCTTCGCTTTCCTTAATCTGACCCCATCTGTCTGTCATCCCAATTCTTTTTTGACTGCTCATTCCATGTGGGGATCGAGGGAAATGCGGTTTTCTAAAGTAGAGGATGAAGAATTTTTATGCTCGTTACGTCAGCGAAAAAGTAACCAAAATATTTGGGGAGGGTGTCGCGAAAGTTGTTTGGTGGCGTGCCTATGGCGCAAAAAAAGCCCGGACGCAGAACGGCCGGGCCTGAAAAGACTTCGTGGTGGAGAGGCAGCCGCTAGCTGTCTTTTTTCTCGCTATCGGAGGAGGATTTGGGGGTCACGTCTATTTCGTCAGGCTCGCTGGTGGCCTTCTTGAAATTGCTGATGGCCTTGCCGATGCCGCCGCCGATTTCCGGCAGCTTTTTCGCTCCGAAAATGACCAGTACAATCAAGAGAATGATCAAGAGTTCCCAAACACCGAATCCGCCAATCATATATAGCCTCCAATTGCGTGAATGACTTCACGATTATTTGTGATTGTGGCTATACACCCGCCTCTCTGCCCCGTCAAGGATGGGCAATCATTTGCAGGGTACAGCCCCAACCCGCTTCGGTTTTGGAAAAGGGCGGTTTGACTTTACAATTGAATGTTCGGGCCTTACATCTGTCCCATCGGCACTGGATGACCGGCCTGATCACGGCCAAGGTCATTTGGCACGCATTGAACAAAAGGTAGGAATGGGCAAAATTTCCCGGATGCCGGGCACTGATTGCCGGCACCACATCAACGGCCGCTGCCTGTACGAGGAGTGGCTCAATCCCGGTTACACGAAGTCATGGCGTTGCCAGGTCACGGCCCGGTGGGAGTCTTCCTTTGACGACTTCCTGCGACGCGCCGAGTATTTCGGCGTGGAGGAGGATGCGGTCCCGGATCTCTGGGGCCGCCAGTTCCAGCGTCTGGCCAGGGACACTTTCCATTGCGGGATGTACACGTACCGGCAGGGCGCGCCCGCACCGGGTTGCGGCCATCATCTGGACGGGGTCTGCGTCATGGGACTGCCTCGTTGTAACGGGCGGTGCCGCCATTTCGGCCCGGCTACCGATGAATAGAACAAGGAGACCGAGCATGCTGCTGGCTTTTCCCTACATGCATCCCGAATTGTGGTCGGGAGACGACCTTGAGGGGCTGACCTTTTTCGATCCAGGCCTGACCGCAGAGAAAGATCCGCACGCCTTCCGGCCCGACGGGTTGCCTCTTGATCCGAAGACGGCCGGAGCGCTGATCAACGACTGCATCCATTTTGGCGAACAGTTCAAGGACCCGAGCGAGATGGCTTATTTTGGGGCTGTGACGGCCGACGACTTCTACGAGGGGTCGTCCATGTCCATTCAGGCCCAGTTGTCCCGCCAGTTCGACGACGGAAAAGGGACCAAGCAGGAACGGGAGATGCGGGAGGCCGCTTCCAAGGCGCAGTTCGTGCTGCTCCTTGCCTGGGCATTCGAGGAGCGTATCCTGGAGCTGGCCGGCCTTGAAGCGGGAGTCCGTAACAGCTGGGACGCCATGGACCGGACAATCGGCGTGGATGAGGAAGACAGCCTGGGCGAACGTGAGACCGCCCTGGGCGAGACCCTTAGCCATACCGGGGGAACCTCCGACGGTCAGGAGGTCCAGTTGCCCTGGCAGCGCGTGATCGAGGCCCTGCCCGCTTTTGTGCCCGAGGACACAGTCCTGGTCTGCGCCGATCCTGAAATCTTCGGCACCTGGGAGGAGTTCGGCATAGCCTTCGAAGAAGGCGAGGACGGGCTTTTGCGGGCCAAGGCCCCGGCCTGGAAGTTCGGTTGCCGTCGCCGTGAGCCGCAGGGGATGCCCGCGGCCCTGAAACAACTGACTGTCGCAATTCTCAAGTAAACTCGGAGAGGATATATGGCGATCGCCAATCCGTTGATGAATCTCAGCCTTGTCGAGGGCGTCAAGACCGTCGTTTTCGACAACGACGGGGTATTGATCGATTCCTACCAGGCCAACATGGTCTATTACGGCACCATCCGCGAGAAGCTGGGTATGCCGCCCATGAACGACGCCGAGCGTTATTTCGTGCACTCGCGCACTCATGACGAGGCCGTACGACACATTGTGCCCGCGGACAGGCTGGAAGAAGCCTTTGCCATCGGCGCGACCATGAATCAGGCCGACCTGGCCCCGTACTTCAAACGCTCCGAAGGCATCCGCGATTTCCTCTGGTGGCTGCGTTCGGCCGGGTTCAACCTGGCCGTGAACACCAGCCGGGGCGAGTCCATGAGCCTGATCCTCAAGCTGACGGATTTGGAAGGATTCTTCCACCCGATCATCACGTCCTGCGAGGTCAGCCAGCCCAAACCCCATCC
This window harbors:
- the pgsA gene encoding CDP-diacylglycerol--glycerol-3-phosphate 3-phosphatidyltransferase — its product is MPRDAIWTVPNILTIVRILLTPLFVVAYVGENFNLAWMLFLVAGLTDAFDGFLARVWDQRTQLGAVLDPLADKALLVTSFICLAVKGWIPFWFAVLVVSRDLIIVGGLAVLSFLGVDVKNRIRPIWISKFNTAAQIVLVVSVMIHRTFALDYGYLLGTMVAVTALSTVLSGIAYVRRGFELFSEEVEG
- the tatA gene encoding twin-arginine translocase TatA/TatE family subunit; its protein translation is MIGGFGVWELLIILLIVLVIFGAKKLPEIGGGIGKAISNFKKATSEPDEIDVTPKSSSDSEKKDS
- a CDS encoding HAD-IA family hydrolase translates to MAIANPLMNLSLVEGVKTVVFDNDGVLIDSYQANMVYYGTIREKLGMPPMNDAERYFVHSRTHDEAVRHIVPADRLEEAFAIGATMNQADLAPYFKRSEGIRDFLWWLRSAGFNLAVNTSRGESMSLILKLTDLEGFFHPIITSCEVSQPKPHPEGLHRIMRTHGVRPDEVAYIGDSIVDQRAAQAAGVRFWAYRDRNLEADVHIDNFWDIRAAMQRCYKGCAPAF